cagCTAGTACTAATACATGCATGTTAGATGTTAAACGCTGACCTGTCCAGGGTGTACTGGCGGGCAGCGTGGAAACAAAATTCTGCAGCACCCAGAGCGCCCCACGCAATGCCATAACGGGCATTGTTCAGGCAGCCAAAGGGACCCTATAAGAATCAATACGTAAGATCAAATGTCCAAAGAGTAAAGAATCACCTTGTAATTTCAGTGATTCTATCAGTTATCTGGGTTGGTCTGAGTTTTAGGCAGTAGTTTACAAGGGTGATCTAGTACTAAGGGATGCGTGCCTTTAATGATAGTGACAAAAACACTCACAGCAAGGCCAGACACATGGGGCAGCAGGTTTTCCTCTGGCACTTCCACCTCGTCCATTAGGATCATCCCGGTGGCCGAGGCCCTGAGGGAGAACTTGCCCTCTATCTTCGGGGTGCTCAGGCCATTCATCCCTCTCTCCAGGACAAACCCTCTCACTCTGCCATCCTCACATTTGGCCCACACAACGCAGATATCAGCGTATGGGGAGTTGGTGATCCTgctcacagaaaaaaaagtgtttgtgtgaAGTGCTAATTATCACTCATCTGTGCTGTGTGTTCAAGATTTGTGTGCAGTGCAGGGTTATTAGAGCTGTGAATTCAGTTCTTATTTGTTCTTTCAATTTAGTTTAGTTCTTGCCAAAATAATGATACTTTAGACCAAGTTCTAAAGCATACTCTAATTTGTCAAGGCCAAAATGGATTCATTTTTCTCATTTAAGTTTCTGGTTTGGTCAAACATTGTTTTTTGGTTAGTTACATTTCAATTTTGCCATAAACAAAGGTAAAAAATGAAAGTAGAATTTTCACAAAAGATAAAACTACAAATATTTTGTTAGTCAGTGTTTAATGTGGTTTACTTATAAATGACTAAAGACAACTTTGAATCACCTAAATGTTTATTgtgatgtcttttttaaatatgACAAATATTTTCTGTCATGTGctgaataaatacatgaataaatacgAGGCAgtgaaaatactatttaaacaaaatgtatttacatttttttccctgTAGTGTTATTTGATTATAGACAAACTGAACAATGTTAAGATCAATATACAAATACACTTTAAATTAATTACACAGTATTTTTAGCcatttttcagtttagtttgtattattgtttcagtaaaaaaaaatgtgtgtacacTGCGGTACTACTGTGGCTTTTGATAAAGCATCTGCTGAATgattaaatgtaactgtaaatgtAATATCTGCTCAGACAGAAAATTCTCTTGACTTCAAGCCAGATTCACATTGCATACTTAAGTAAACAGATGGTCAGCAGATTTCAGTGTCCTCCTAAACCAGCAAGGGACAAACAACCTGGAGAGGGTGAAGTTACAAAATCCAAATATAGAGATACTGTTGGTACACTGCCCTCTGATGATATCTCTTACATAAGAAACAGTTTGATTATCTGACCTTCACATAAGAtgacaccacaaaaaaaaaatatatatatatatatttttcactttaGCTAGCTGCCAATAATACTAATTTTAAACCTGTTTTTGAACTAGTATTGAGCTTAAAGTACTAAAACAattcaaactaaaactgaaattaaatgtctaaaaactatatagacatttgtGTGACAAATTACTAAACTTTTGTCATGCTGTCTGGTCtttgtttccctgagtctccactagtggtctcacttccccataggcacctcaccgtaggcactacaattcccacaaagccttgtcccttcatcacagtaattgcactcctgttaattgcactcaggtgtcttcacttgatagtcattaccctgcctatattaccgttttttttttctgtttgtcttcatggagtcctttcattccgtcacccagttcctcgccttccgagtttttcctgttccagttcttattcctattcctattcctattcctgttcctgttcctatccctagtgtttgtttgtttggattaatttctggttttgacccctgcttgttggatgctgatttggattacccattaaatgccacactgcatttggatctctcgtctcctgcgtttctctgggttccgatcgtaacagaaggactccatccatgtcgagatccagcagtgtgggtcttcattcccgttccccagccagtatggtggagcagAAGGCAAGATTcataaaattaaccaccctccgccaagagggcaatgaggtgggtgctatggcacatgtgttctggaccctggcggatggtatgtgatataatgatgcggcccttaaagacattttcaaaatCGGTCTGGATGACCCAGTACCCCGTATGGAAATGGATCAGTTGGACGCGTTTGGTTTCTGGGAATTCATTTTctacttgcagcatcggcttccgtgggatgccccagccactcctgtctctcctggtgggatggccgattctggaCCGGGGTCTGCTAACAGGAGgaccgccaacccagcaccactgcacaatatggtcgccagcccagcgccacagcacaagatggccgccagcccagcgccacagtacaagatggccacaagcccagcgccaatgcccaagatggccgccggcccagtgccactgcccaagatggccgccgacccagcgccactgcccaagatggctacCGGcacagcaccactgcccaagatggccaccggcccagtgccactgcccaagatggccgccggccctgtatcatggcacaagatgacagccacagttgaccctccagagtcgagtcaggttcccgttgaccctccagagtcgagtcaggttcccgttgaccctccagagtcgggtcaggtcactgttgaccctccagagtcgggtcaggtcaccgttgacactccagagtcaagtcaagtcaccggtgatattcatgggcaaagtcaagtcaccggtgttcttcatgggcaaaggcaagtcaccattgatactcatggacaaaggcaagtcaccattgatcttcatggacaaaggcaagtcacctgtgttcttcatgggcaagggcaagtcaccattaatattcatggacaaaggcaagtcaccattgatcttcatggacaaaggcaagtcaccattgattttcatgggcaagggcaagtcacaaatgatcttcatgggcaaagtccagtcaccagggTTCTTCacgagcaaggtcaagtcaccgactatcttcacgggcaaaggcaagtcaccattgatcttcatgaacaaatgcaagtcaccattgatcttcatgagcagagtcaggtcaccaatgatcttcatgagcagagtcaagtcaccaatgatcttcatgatcctccgccgctccacctccctcctggtctctgcgttccttggtctcttctggTGTTCggatggagcatctggtagctgctccgtggaggagggggtaatgtcacgctgtctggtctctgtttccctgagtctccactagtggtctcacttccccatagccACCTCATCGtgggcactacaattcccacaaagccttgtcccttcgtcacagtaattgcactcctgttaattgcactctggtgtcttcacttgatagtcattaccctgcctatattaccggtctttttctgtttgtcttcatggagtcctttcattctgtcacccagtttcctcgccttccgggTTTCCttgtcttccgagtttcctgttccagttcccATTCCTGTTCCTGATCCTATccctagtgtttgtttgtttggattgatttctgattttgacccctgcttgttggatgctgatttgtttttgggaagtcgtggcctaatggttagagagtcagactcgcaatcgaaaggttgtgagttcgagtctcgggccggcaggaattgtaggtggggggagtgcatgtacagtgctctctccaccctcaataccacgacttaggtgcccttgagcaaggcactgaacccccaactgctccccgggcgccgcaacataaatggctgcccactgctccgggtgtgtgttcacagtgtgtgtgtgttcactgctctgtgtgtgtgcacttcggatgggttaaatgcagagcacgaattctgagtatgggtcaccatacttggctgaatgtcacgtcactttcactttcatactttcatttggattacccattaaataccacactgcatttggatctctcgtctcctgcgtttctctgggttccgatcgtaacaaCTTTAAGCAAAAAATTCTAATGCAGATGGAAAACAATATAAAAGAAATCTATTTTgacatattaataataactataatgtatATTAATGATACTAATTAATATACGATACTATTaatatagtatgtgtgtgtgcttatttttTGTcgaaaagacatttttaatgaaaagacTATTTTCTATGTTACATATGAAAACTATTGAGAGTCCAAGGCCAGACTCTTCATGAAACCAAACTATGCAAACTATTCAGGGTCACTAACCATGTTTTTGCCCCACTGATGGTATATGTCCTGCTGGAGGGGTTGTATTTGGCTTTGGTGTCCATGCCACCAGGATCACTCCCATGGTTTGGTTCTGTAAGTCCAAAACAACCCAGAATCTCTCCACGAGCTGGGAAGAATAAAAAATGTagaaatgacaattttttttaaaagaaatgtatttttagaattactcatattgatattaaaatgactgattttcCATGGGGACTTTgagatatgtaaatatttttacagcagtttaatgtaATGACATGCAGTTTAGGCAGCTGACTAACCCAGTTTAGGCAAGTATTTCTGCTTCTGTGCTTCTGTTCCGTATGCGTTGATAGGGTGCATGACCAGTGAGGACTGGACACTCATAACTGAACGGTAGCCACTGTCCACTCTCTCCACCTCCCTGGCGATCAGACCATATGCCACATAACTAGTCCCCCCACAGCCATATCCTTTAACACAAAGGATGCAAAAACATCAGACAATGTACCTTATACATCCAGTGTCACGGACCACACAATTAGAGTCAGATTCACCTGTAAGCTGTACACATGACATATGATGTTAAATGAGAAATGGTTTGTATTTTTTCCACTTTCATGAGGATGATTCAGTGTCACTGACAGACATGATCAAGTCTGATTTTACCTTGAATCGTAGGCCCAAGGACACCGAGCTCTCCCATTTCATTTAAAATCTCCCGATGGAAATCTGAAAATTCAGAGCCACAGGTTTAAATTTACACATTAGACTACAGGAACCATCAGCCTTTCAGGCATTTAGAtcttattcaaataaaataaaaattaaaatacaataaacctgTTGTGAGAATTAAAGGGACAGTCAACTGTTTGGtcaacaacattcttcaaaacatcttcttttgtgatcaacagaaaaaaaaaactcatacaggtttagaacaagtgcaggttgagtaaatggtgacagagttttcatttttgggtgaactatcaattTAATCATACATGAAGGTTTCCAACACTTGTtctaattagggctgtcaaattgAATGCGTTAATAACGCATTAGCGCAAATTTATTTTAACGGCACTAATTTTATTAACGTGCAATTAATGCAGACGTTTAATAAAAAgcgcatccattaaaaaaaaagtgtctcacacggctctggAGGGTGAATAAAAAAGGCTTTCTGTAACAAATTGAtgtatttttataagaaaaacatccgtattcaaaacataataatcactttaatctagcttacgctcactgttgtaaaatgGAAGCAGTTCAGGgagaatgacgtatgaggtcattTTTGCGCATGTGCTGCTCAGATGTGACAAACGTAGAAACGCAGcgaagagatcaaaacaaaacgaGTTAACTCATGACAATCATACGATTGAtcacaattaaatatttgaatcgaCTGACAGCCCTAGATCTAATCCATTAGTTGTTAGTACTAGCGTTTCCGCATACGTTCATTTCTGTTGGCCATGAGGATGCGGGGCATGAGCTTCTCTTGGCAGTATGTGCGGAAACTGTCTCTGATCATGATCTCCTCCTCTGTGAGCTGTCCTTCCAGATCCAACGCATCATGCCAGTTAAACTGCACCTTAGCTAGAAATCCAAATTTCAGCTCAAATACAGTGCATGTAATCCAATTCAAACATTACTATCTGAAAATATTACACTaatatatttacatgtttttgctgttttattcACTTGCTCCTctgattctaaaaaaaaaaaaaaaagatttggttACTAGCAAAGTAGCACAATCAGTTGCCAAGCCTAAACATGAAAATGCATCAAGTCTGAAACTTGATGTCATTTGATCAAATTTTAGTTATGGTACAAAAATGTTACGGTGAATCAATGATCTAACCGTGTGCTGCAGGTGCTGAAGAGCCCTGGGCCCTTGACACAGAGAGCAGAGAACATCTCTTTGAGTTCACCAGCAGATGTGATAAAGCTGTTCTCAATGCCATGGTGTATTCAAAcctgaaaaaagaagaaaatgcaaCATAATGCGTTACTAATAGTGTTTACACAGTTAGTTTATTTCACAGTGACTTTTAATATTTCCTGCAGTAATTCCTTTTTTCCTTTCCATTCACTTTTTGACGTTTTGTAAACTACACAATGCATGTTTTTAGGTTTAATTTTGAGTTATGTCATAACCTTATTTTTACttcatatatattgtaaaatgtaacttTATGAGTATTATTAACGATTGCAACATTTATCtgttataataccattcataacGTGAGTTGTTAATACTGTAagttactgtatattaaaaatatattttttctattgaaTAATGTCTGTCTAGTCCATTCATGGTTACACAACTGGAATTGCGCAACGAAATTGAAACCCATATTAGAAACATTTACAGATTTCAAtatctatataatttatatttcaggTGTATATTTTAAAACCCGTGGTTGTAGACAGTTCTGTTCTATTCGCCATGCGGTCATCCTGGAAAATCGATTTAAAACATATTACCTTCAACGTCTTCGATCAGATGATTTCCATGGCTTCTGTAACACTATTTATATTCAGAGTACACTAGTACAGTTCAACATGTAACATGAACAAATTGGAAGAACGGACCCGCCATCTTTTGTGAGGTATGGACTCAGTGTTTGCCCCggtttatgtttttacatttataaaacgtaaataattatttcatactACATGATTACATACATAACTTATTATATTAACTAAATATGGCAAATATCGAATTTTGAAATGTGCAAATGTAAGATTTAAATTGGGCTTGATTGATTATGCCACATTCAAAATGGCTGATGACAACGTCTGAAACCCTGTGGCAAAAGAgttacttctatactctttgccCTGTGGCATGTCGAAGGCGTGCTCCAGCACCGCGCACTCGGATTGGATGATTAGAAGAGGCGTGTGCGCGGAGGAATTTTTAAAgtgatttgctcttttacaaacacacagtgcTGGTTTCCTCGGTAATATTTCTGATATGAATATTTCTGTGTCGTTCATGTGCATAATTATAGGTGGCATATATATTCCGAAAAGTGCAATTTGACCATATTTGCATGGCAACCAATGGCGACAAACCAGTGTGTTTCAATTTACTTTACAGAATGAAACTAAATGGACATATTGTCTTTGTAACTAAAATGAAGATAGAGATACTTTATCTGTGTATGACGATGTGTGTTGGTTCAGCATGAAATTCCACTGTCTAAATTCTGAAAATgggtatttttattatgtttctattaagcgtattttaaaattattgcataattataaattatattaaagtgcCGTGTcatagtaaaaaaattaataaaataataaaatgtttttttaagagtTGTTGGGCCTTATAAAATGTtccatgatttatttatatattttagccATATTTTAAACCGCTCTTATAACTTAAAAATCTcgttttttattacatttctgtagctattacattttacattaaaacgTTTGTTGAGTATGGGAGGGCCTTGTAACAAAGGAATTTAGATGCGCCAAGAATTGGCACAACTTTGTGGATTTGCAGTCTTTCTCACGTCGAAATTCTTTGTTAGAAAAAAATTCTAACCCAATTTACCATTATCATACTGAAAATTACAATTTACTAGATCTTTATTCAGAGAAAGTTCTTCTTTAAAAAGTTGTAAGTGGTGGACAAATTAGTATTTTATCAAGTGTTTGTTGTTTTAGTGAATGAACTAGAATAACTAAAACTGATTCCTTGATATGCCAAACGCTGGCGATTTTCAGCGAAAGAGCATTTATGTTTTATTGGCTGAGACGACTGTCTGTCAATTTTTCCTGTCCTCTCATTGGT
This is a stretch of genomic DNA from Carassius carassius chromosome 10, fCarCar2.1, whole genome shotgun sequence. It encodes these proteins:
- the gcdha gene encoding glutaryl-CoA dehydrogenase a isoform X3; its protein translation is MALRTALSHLLVNSKRCSLLSVSRAQGSSAPAAHESEEQVNKTAKTSKVQFNWHDALDLEGQLTEEEIMIRDSFRTYCQEKLMPRILMANRNEHFHREILNEMGELGVLGPTIQGYGCGGTSYVAYGLIAREVERVDSGYRSVMSVQSSLVMHPINAYGTEAQKQKYLPKLARGEILGCFGLTEPNHGSDPGGMDTKAKYNPSSRTYTISGAKTWITNSPYADICVVWAKCEDGRVRGFVLERGMNGLSTPKIEGKFSLRASATGMILMDEVEVPEENLLPHVSGLAGPFGCLNNARYGIAWGALGAAEFCFHAARQYTLDRIQFGVPLARNQLIQKKMADMLTEITIGLQSCLQLGRLIDQKKHTPEMISMLKRNSCGKALDIARQARDMLGGNGIADEYHIIRHVMNLEAVNTYEGTHDIHALILGRAITGLQSFTVGK
- the gcdha gene encoding glutaryl-CoA dehydrogenase a isoform X1, whose product is MRLRVRNAIQKKMTKSHLSMFEYTMALRTALSHLLVNSKRCSLLSVSRAQGSSAPAAHESEEQVNKTAKTSKVQFNWHDALDLEGQLTEEEIMIRDSFRTYCQEKLMPRILMANRNEHFHREILNEMGELGVLGPTIQGYGCGGTSYVAYGLIAREVERVDSGYRSVMSVQSSLVMHPINAYGTEAQKQKYLPKLARGEILGCFGLTEPNHGSDPGGMDTKAKYNPSSRTYTISGAKTWITNSPYADICVVWAKCEDGRVRGFVLERGMNGLSTPKIEGKFSLRASATGMILMDEVEVPEENLLPHVSGLAGPFGCLNNARYGIAWGALGAAEFCFHAARQYTLDRIQFGVPLARNQLIQKKMADMLTEITIGLQSCLQLGRLIDQKKHTPEMISMLKRNSCGKALDIARQARDMLGGNGIADEYHIIRHVMNLEAVNTYEGTHDIHALILGRAITGLQSFTVGK
- the gcdha gene encoding glutaryl-CoA dehydrogenase a isoform X2, with product MRLRVRNAIQKKMTKSHLSMFEYTMALRTALSHLLVNSKRCSLLSVSRAQGSSAPAAHEEQVNKTAKTSKVQFNWHDALDLEGQLTEEEIMIRDSFRTYCQEKLMPRILMANRNEHFHREILNEMGELGVLGPTIQGYGCGGTSYVAYGLIAREVERVDSGYRSVMSVQSSLVMHPINAYGTEAQKQKYLPKLARGEILGCFGLTEPNHGSDPGGMDTKAKYNPSSRTYTISGAKTWITNSPYADICVVWAKCEDGRVRGFVLERGMNGLSTPKIEGKFSLRASATGMILMDEVEVPEENLLPHVSGLAGPFGCLNNARYGIAWGALGAAEFCFHAARQYTLDRIQFGVPLARNQLIQKKMADMLTEITIGLQSCLQLGRLIDQKKHTPEMISMLKRNSCGKALDIARQARDMLGGNGIADEYHIIRHVMNLEAVNTYEGTHDIHALILGRAITGLQSFTVGK